From the genome of Sulfurovum sp. NBC37-1, one region includes:
- a CDS encoding TatD family hydrolase, giving the protein MIIDTHCHLDDTRYNDDLDEVIHRAEENSVEKFIIPGADPESLERAVWIAEKYDSVYFAVGVHPYDAQNYDRTFLEKYVIHPKCVAIGECGLDYFRLPESEEEITAEKKRQKEVFIDQILLAKEQKKPLIVHIRDASADSLELLQKYAGEEGGVLHCYNADESLLKLADRNFYYGIGGVLTFKNARKLINVYPKIPQEKLLIETDAPYLTPHPHRGERNEPSYCTFVAEKMSELSGLPREKMETLTTENAARLFGI; this is encoded by the coding sequence CCTGGATGAAGTGATACACAGAGCGGAAGAGAATAGTGTAGAGAAATTCATTATACCTGGTGCTGATCCGGAGAGTCTTGAGAGGGCTGTCTGGATCGCGGAAAAATATGACTCTGTCTATTTTGCCGTAGGAGTACACCCCTACGATGCCCAAAACTACGACCGAACTTTTCTTGAGAAATATGTGATCCATCCCAAGTGTGTCGCCATCGGTGAATGCGGTCTTGACTACTTCAGGCTTCCGGAATCTGAAGAGGAGATCACAGCTGAAAAGAAACGCCAGAAAGAGGTTTTTATAGACCAGATCCTTTTGGCAAAAGAGCAAAAGAAACCGCTGATTGTTCACATCCGTGATGCAAGTGCGGACTCTCTCGAACTGTTGCAAAAGTATGCCGGAGAGGAGGGTGGGGTACTGCATTGTTACAATGCGGACGAATCTCTGCTGAAACTTGCTGACAGGAATTTCTATTACGGAATCGGCGGGGTACTGACATTCAAGAATGCAAGGAAGCTCATCAATGTCTATCCGAAGATCCCGCAGGAGAAACTCCTCATCGAAACGGATGCACCTTACCTGACACCGCATCCGCACCGTGGAGAACGCAATGAACCTTCATACTGTACTTTTGTGGCAGAAAAGATGAGTGAACTCAGTGGGTTGCCTCGTGAAAAGATGGAAACACTGACGACAGAGAATGCCGCCAGGCTGTTTGGGATATAA